The Corynebacterium sp. SCR221107 genome includes the window GTCGGCCACGTTCTCGGCCACGACCGCTAGATCGAACAGCTCCGCCGCGCGCTTGGGCGCCACCGCCACATCCACCTTGCCCTCGGCCACCATCTGCGCAGCGGCGGCGTTAGAGGAGGCCGCGATGAATTCATGGTTCGGCAGGTGCGCACCCAGCCAGCCCTTGACCTGCTGGTACCCGACCGGGTGGGTGGCCACCGTCAGGCCGTCGTCAAGCGAAAAACCGCTTCGGACCATCACCGCAAAGGAAATGGCAAGGTCGAGCTCGTGATAGATCTGGACACCATCGCCGGCCGCCAGCGCGTCGAAGGCGGGAGTAACCGGGCCATCGACGGAGTTCTCGATCGCGATGCATGCGAACTCGGCGTGACCGTCGCGCACGGCATCGATCGCCTCCCGCGGTGAGGAGCACGCAAGCGGCGCGATCGATTCCGTCCCAAAGTAGCCGCGGGCAGCGCACTCCCGCACGGCGGCCTCGGTAAAGGTGCCCTCCGGGCCCAGATAAGCAACAGTCACACTCATGACTTACTAGCTTAAACGCACCTTGTACCCTTGGAAAGCATGTCCCCGTCATCACAGCTGCCGCCAGTAGCCCCCGCATTCATCGCGTCGGCGAACGCGCGCACGGCCACCTTTGCGCAGTTGCATCAGCTTATCGACGAACACGCCGCAGCCGTGGGCGCACTCGCCCCAGCCGAGCACGGCTACGCCACCTTCGCCCCGGACTTCGCCCACGAGCAACTCGAGCGCGAGGAGTATAAGGAAGCCCACCAACCGGGCTACGCCAGCCCCACCCGACGTGGGGATCTCGCCGGATGGATCATCCCCGCCAAGGACCTCAGCGACGTGGCGGGGCTTGCCACCTCCAACGGGTCGATCCACCGCCGCTACCGCGCTGCCACCACCGACGAGTTCATCGCCAACTACACCTCCCGCGGCGCGTTGATCACCGGCAAGACACTCGCCCCCGAGCTGGGGCTTTCCGCCTACACCGAGCCGGTGGGCATGGAGTGGCCGATCAATCCGCGCTTTACCGGACGCCGCACCCCGGGCGGCTCCTCCGGCGGCGCGGCGGTCATGGTCGCCCGCGGACTGGTGCGCGCCGCCCATGCCTCCGACGGCGGCGGTTCCATCCGGGTGCCTGCCGCCGCCTGCGGCCTCTACGGATTCAAGCCGGCCCACAACACCTCGCACGCCAACCCCGTCGCGCAGGGCTTCGTTGCGGGCACGCTTGCCGACGCCTACCATCTCGCCGCCGCCATCCCCGGCATCGGCGGGGTGGGCGCGCTGCCGCTTCACGGTCGACCGCTGCGCATCGCGGTTGTTACTGCACCCGTCCACGCCGAGGTGGAGGTCGCCGAGCACATGCTCGTCGCGGTCGACGCCGCAGCCTTAGCACTCAGTCGCGCGGGGCACGAGGTCTTCGATGCGCACGCGCCCTATGGGTCGAGCCCCTTTGCGGCCTTTAGCGACATCCTCGCCCTGCGTTCCGCGCCCATCCGCGGCGAGGCCTCGCCGCTTGTCGACTGGCTGCGCGAGCGCGGAAGGTCCATCTCCGATATCCGCAAGTCGGAGGCAGTCGAGACGTTCATGTCCGTGGCCCACCGGCTCATCCGCGGCTTCGAGGGCGCGGACTTGGTGCTATCCCCCACTCTCGCGTTCGACCCACCCGAGATCGGCTACTTTTCCTCCATGAGCCCCGAGGAGGACTTCCACGCACAGACCACCTGGACGCCCTGGGCCACGATGTTCAACATGTCCGGTGGCGCCGCGATGAGCATCCCAGTCGATGTCGTCGATCACGATCGAGTGGGGGTTCACCTCGGCGCAGGCGCCGGCTCCGCCGCCGACATCTTCCGCGCCGCAATCACGATCGACCAGCTCAACCACTAGACACCGCGAGAAGAGGCGATCCCCATGAGCAGCGATGCCCGCCCCGTCGACGACACCGCCAGCATGACCTCCGATCACTTCCCGCGGCCTGCGCGCAGGCTGTTGTTGATAGAGATCGCACTCCTGCTGACGGTCACCTTCGGCATGTCCGGATTACGATCGACGCTTCGCCTCATCTCCGCACTGCTGGATCCCACCCCGCTCAACGAGCAAGTCACGAGCCTTAACGCCAGCCAGTCGGCGATCCCCTGGCTCGACCTTGGCTTGCAGTTGGCAAGCGCGGCAGCGCTCACAAGCTGGGGCGGGCTCGCGCTTTTTGTGCTCTACGTCCACCAGCGACCGGCGTCGATCCCCATTGCGCGCCGTGGGCGATTAGGATCGCGCGCCGTGGCGTCGGCAAGCAAACCGCAAACGGGGGTGGTACCTTTTAGGATCCCCGCCCCTGCTGAGCTTGGTGGGCGCGGAGGCGCGCGCACCTGGGTGCAAGGGGCGGCGCTGGCGGCACTCATCGGCATCCCGGGACTTGCGCTGTATGTCGCGGCGATCCACCTCGGCTGGTCCAAGCAGGTGATCCCCGCCCCGCTCGAGCACCTGTGGTTTAGCGTGCCCGTGCTTGTGATCTGGTCCTTTGCCAATGCCTTCGCCGAGGAGATCGTGGTGGTCTTCTGGCTGGCCACCCGTATGCGGCAGCTAGGGTCCTCGTCGATCGTAATTGTGATCGCAAGCTCCCTGCTGCGCGGCAGCTACCACCTCTACCAAGGGGTCTCCGCCGGCTTCGGCAACATCGCCATGGGGGTCGTGTTTAGCTACTTCTTCCTGCGCACCGGGAAGGTGTGGCCACTGGTGGTGGCCCACTTCCTCATCGATGCGGTCGCCTTCGTGGGTTATCAGGCCCTAGGCGGGAACCTGGGTTGGCTGGGGCTATAGCAGTCGCACCGGAAAAATATGGCGAGCCGTCGATCGTGATTGCTTTCCGACGTTTCCTCACCGCCGACGGCACGCGTTTCAGTGATAGTCACTGTAACCGGGCGTATGCGGTAGCGTGTCGATTGCGATCGCGGTTTGACCGTTCGCATTCAGTGGACTCGTTGGGCCCGTTGGGCTCGTTGGGCACAGCGTGGTCATGGTCTGCTCGTATGTTGTTGGAGTGATGGGTGTTGCTCACGCTACGCTTATATCCATGACTTCCGAAGGACCCTCCTTCCGCGATGAGTATCTGCGCGACGCAAACGGCAAGCTGATCTACGATCGCTTCGGCCGACCCGTGCGCCGTCGCCCTGTATCGAACCCCGGTCAAGCCGGTGGCAGAATCCCCGGCGGTACGGTGGCTGGCAGTGGGTCTACTCGCCCAACGGGTTCCCAACCCGGCGCGAACGCGGGACGCGGCTTGTCCCAACCAGCGCCAACGCGCTTCGAGCAGTTTCCGGCCCAGCGCCCCCAGCAGCAAGCACCCGGTATGGGGCAGCCCGGAACCGTCGGGCAGGTCCGCCAACAAAGCCCCGCCTACTATGGTGGGCAATACGCTCAGTCGCCGCGCCAGCAACAAGGATTAGGATCGGGACCCGGCAATAGCGGGGCCGGCTTTGGAGGACCTAGTCAATTAGGATCGACGCCTTTGGGTGCCACAGCGCGCAGGCTTCCGCAACTTCCGAAGCTGCGAGTGCGGCCACGAGGCTGCTTGACGTCACTGGTGTGGCTTCTCGTGGTCGCGGTGGTGATCAGCATCGGAACAATTTTCTGGGTCGATTCGAAGCTCAATAGGATCGAGGCGTTTCCTTCCTCGCATATTTCCGACACTGCGGGCACAAACTGGCTGCTCGTCGGTTCGGATTCGCGCGAAGGATTCACTGAGGAAGACGTCGCACGGCTAGGTACCGGCGGCGACATTGGATCCATGCGCACCGACACCATCATGGTGCTACACCTGCCAGCTATCGGCAGCCCCACGCTTTTGTCGATCCCGCGCGACTCCTATGTAAGTATCCCCGGCTATGGGATGGACAAAATCAATGCTGCGTTTGCCGTCGGCGGCGCCCCCTTGCTGACGCAGACGGTTGAGCAGGCCACGGGGCTACGCATCAACCACTATGCGGAAATCGGCATGGCCGGTCTAGCCAACGTCGTCGATGCTGTAGGCGGAATCGAAGTCTGCCCGGCAGAGGCGATCGACGACCCCCTTGCCAACCTCAATATTCAGGCGGGTTGCCAGAAGATCGATGGGCCTACCGCCCTAGGCTATGTGCGCACCCGCGCGACGGCGATGGGCGATCTCGATCGAGTCGCACGCCAGAGGGAGTTCTTTAGCAGTCTCGTCGGCAAGCTTACTTCGACGTCGACCCTGATTAATCCCTTCCGGTTCTGGCCAACGGTGTCCTCGGTGGCAGGCTCGTTCACCGTCAACGAAAAGGATCACGCCTGGCAGCTGCTGCGCGTAGCACTAGCGATGCGCGGTGGAGTGGAAACCACGACGGTACCGGTCGGCGGATTTGAGGACACCGACGTCGGAAACGTCGTGCTCTGGGACGATACCGCCGCCCAGGAATTGTTCAACTCGCTGCGATAAACGCCAACAGGTAACCCCGCAGGTAGCTCTCGATCGTGATTGCTACCTGCGGGGTTACTGTTATGGATAATCATTCCGGTTGCGCCGGGGTACCGAGTCTTGTCGCGCTAGTGCGACATTATTGCAGTGCTATTACTTTGTTACGGCGACGTCGCCGACGCGTTACTGGACGCTTTCGGTTTCGAGGACGGATGCCGGGGCTGGGGCTTCACCCGCCTTCTTGACCTTCATCTCCCGGGTGCGCTCCTCCCAGAAGTCAGCATTCTTAATGCCCAGCGCAACAGGGTCGAACTGCGGATCCAGGCCTGCCTTCTTCTGGCGTCGGTAGTCCCACAGCGCCTTGTGCGCGGGAATCTGCAGGAACAGGATCGCAACAATGTTGAGCCATGCCGTAGCGCCGACGCCGATATCACCGATCGCCCACGTGGTGCCTGGGGTATTGAAGGTACCGACCAGTGCGGAGATGATCACCATAATGCGCAGCAGCCAAATGATGGTCTTGCGCGCAGTGGCGTTCTTGACCCAGCGGTTGAGGTAGACGAAGTTGACTTCTGCCAGGTAGTAGTAGGCCAGCACGGTGGTGAAGGCAAAGAACATGATCGCAAGGGCAACGAAGCTAGGTCCCACTCCGGACAGCAACGAGTCCATGCCGGACTGGACGAAGCCGGGGCCGACGGGAACGCCGTCGGGAAGCGAACCGGAGTAGAGCACGGCGCCGTCTTCACTCTCATCGGCGAAGACCTTGTACATGTCGGTGGAGATAATGATAAAAGCCGTAGCCGAGCACACCAGAAGCGTATCGACGTAAACCGCGAAGGCCTGGACGAAGCCCTGCTTGGCCGGGTGCGAGACCTCTGCAGCGGCAGCGGACTGCGGGCCGGTGCCCTGACCAGCCTCGTTGGAGTAGATGCCGCGCTTGACACCCCACATGATGGCAACACCCATCATGCCGGAGAAGGTGGCCTCCTTGTTAAACGCGGAGTTGAAGATCAAGGAGAACACGTGCGGGATCTCCTGGAAGTTGACGATCATAATCACGATCGCGGCGATGATGTAGGCACCCGCCATAAACGGAACAGCCAGGGAAGCGAACATGGCGATGCGCTTGACACCGCCGATGACGATGACAGCCAGGGTCAGCGCAAGAATGACGCCGGTGACCTTCGGGTCGATTCCCCAGGCATTGTTGACAGCAGCCGCCACGCCGTTAGCCTGAACGCCCGGAAGGAAGTAGCTGGTTGCGATGATCATCGCGACAGCGAAAATGATGGCGTACACCAACATGAACGGCCCGGCAGCAGTGTGCTTGTAGGCCTTCTCGATGTAATACGCCGGGCCGCCTCGGTACTCGCCGGTGTCGCGGTCTTTCTCCTTGTAGATCTGCGCGAGCGTACATTCAATGAAGGACGTGGCCGAGCCGAGGAAGGCCACCGTCCACATCCAGAAAACCGCGCCCGGGCCACCGAAAGCGATGGCGGTTGCCACACCTGCGATGTTGCCCACGCCGACGCGGTTTGCCAGCGAGATCATCAGCGACTGGAACGAGGAGATACCGTTGTCGGATTTCTCCCCCGACTTAATTTGCTTCACCATATCCGGCAGGCATCGCACCTGCAGAAAGCCTGTCGCCAGCGTGAAATACACACCTGCGGCAAGGCACAAGAACACCAACGCGGGGGACCATATCCACCCGTTGAGCGTATCAATCACGTTCGCCATCAGACTCCCGCCTTTCTTTTTAACCAGCCTCGCAAGCGAGGAACTACCCCGGATTAGATGTCAGAAACAACGTCACCATCTTAACCATGTGCCCTAAATCACAAAATGGATTTGGGGAGAAACTATCTGATTCATCTCTTCCATCCAGACAAGTGACCACCCGCCACGCTGAGGGTGTAAGTGGCCGACACGATCGGGATTCATTAACTATAAACCTATAGAAAATAGGGTCAAGTCAAATGCTCCGAAAATCTCACCCAATGCCACCGCAAACGATGCCTAGCAACCCCGAAAATACCCCCGAAGACCGCTGTAGTCGACGCCGGTGATCGTCGTAAAGCAAAAAACCGGCCACTCAAAGGCAGCCGGTCACGGGTCGATCGCAATTAGCGGATGGTCACCTGGCGGGACTTGATGTTTTCAAGCTGACGACGCTCATCGGCCGAAAGCTGCGCATCGTTGCCCAGTTCTTCGGCAATCTTCGCATCGAGCGCCTCAAGATCGGAGGCGTAGGAATCGAAGACGCGATCAGGATCGAGGTCCCACACCGGCACGCATAGGCCGTGGGTGCGGAATACACCCGCGAACTTGGTCTCTTCGCCGAGCTTGAGCTCGCCGCGGGCGGCGATGCGTGCCAGAGCGCGCAGCAACACGTCCTCTTCCTCGCTACGAATCCAACGCATGTGCGCCTTTCCGCCTGGGTTGATCCACCACACCGAGCCTGGGACGTCGGCAGTGATTCGACGCGAAGGCAGGATGGAATCGTTGGCGGCCTCGATGGCCGAAGCGTTGACCGGGTCGAGCTGGGCGCCTTCCGGCAGCCACCAATTGAAATCGTCGTACTCGGCGATCTCAATCGAGTCGACGCCCTCCAGGAAGGAAGACAGCGCCGGCTCGGTGCCATCGGCCACGCCGCGCTCCAGCGACTGACCCGGGGTAGCCCCGGCAACCCAATTGAGCACGAAGGCTAGATCGCGATGGGGATTGTTCGAACGCGCCTGGGTCTGCAGTGCGACGAATGCGGCGCCGCCGGCGGCTTCGTCGCGAACCAGGGCTGCAGCACCGCCGGGCAGTACGGTGCACAGGTAGACATCACGATCGATGCCCGTGACAGCGACCTTCGCGGTCGCCGAAGGGACGAATTCCTGCAATGCCACGAGGTCGGTCTCGAAGGACAGATCGCCGTAGGGGCGGGGATCGCGCTCGAGGGCGGCGCGCTCGGCGGCGCGTGCGGCAAGCTTTGCCTGGCGGCGGCTCATGCCCTCAGGCAGTTGCTCGTTCTTCTTATTCTTCTTGGCCATGCCCTCCAACTTACCTGGCGTGGTCTGCTGGATTGCGTTGCGCCCCGAAGCGTCGGCAAGCAAAAAATCCCCAGCCAAAGAAAGCAGCGCGCTAGCGCAGAACCTCCAGCGCCAAATCAGGGAAATCCGTGGCCATGACCTGCACGCCGTGATCGCGGGCAAAGCGCATATCCTCGGCCTCGTTGACGGTAAACAGGTAGGTAGGCATGCCGCGGCGGTTGATCAGCCACGGATCTTTCTTGGCGCGTTCGATCGACATCCCCGCACCGCTGGGCCGGGAGAGGAACACGTCTTTCGGGTTAACGTGCTGTTCCCATTCGCGGCGCAGGTAGAAGGTCTCCAACTTCGGCGCCAACCGTTTCATCCGGCGCATGCTGGCGTGGGAAAAAGAAATCACGTGAATACGATCGCTTGCCTGAAGCCCACGATATCTCAGGCGCATGACCAGCTGTTCTTCGAGCATCACGCCTTGGCGCACCGGGTGTTTCGGCTCGATGTAGATGTGCTTGTCGGTGGCAAAGACCATGTCCAGCAGTTCGTCGAGGGTCAGCAGTTGTTGCGGATTATCTTCCTCGCCGATGTTGCATTCTTTGAGCTTGCCGACGTCTGCAGCCGACACCGCAACGTCGACGCCTGCCACCCGGGCCATGGTGCGATCGTGTGTGCACACCACCACCCCGTCGCGGCTGAGCCGAATATCGCATTCGACTCCGTGAATCGGCAGTTCCAGGGCCTTCTCATAGGCCTGGGAGCTCATCTCCGGATAACGACCATTAAAGCCTCGGTGGGCGATGATGTGCATGAGTGCTAGTGTAGCGCCCAAAGCCGTACCGGGCTTGCCTCAAGCGCCCACACCACCTGCGGTTTTACTTCGCCCAACTGCGAATCTTGCGCAGCAGGATACGATTCTTGCGCTGCGAGCGCCCCATCTTTCGGTTGAGATAAGACAGCACGCCGATCGTTTCGTTGATATGTGGACCCTTGTTGAGCATCACGCACTCCGCGCGTAGGGCATAGGCGGCGTCGGTGATCTCCGCACGCGAAGGCAGACCCGATTTCGCCATCGTCTCGAGCACCTGCGTCGCCAAGATGGTGGGCACGTGTCCCGCCTCGGCGAGCGCCGAAATCAGGCGGGGCACCTCACCCATGCGCTCAAAACCCAACTCGACGGCGAGATCGCCGCGGGCAATCATGATACCTAGATTCTGATAGCGCATGCCCTCGAGGAGTACTTCGCGAATATTCTCATAGGCAGGAATGGTCTCAATCTTGAGCACGAGCCCGGTGTTGTGGGTATCGGCCCCTTCAGGCCCGCCCATCGCATCGATAACCGCCGCAACATCCCCGGCGTTGCGGATGAAAGAGATTGCTGCGATATCGGCATGCGCCTTCACAAACTCCAGATGCTGCAGATCCAGCGGGGTTAGCGAGGGCAGCGGCAAATCAGAATCGGGCAGGTTAATGCCCTTGTTGGCCGCAAGGGTAGTTCCGGAATCGGCCGCCCGGGTGACCACGAGTTTGACCTCAGTCTGATGAGAATCGACGACCTTCGCGGCGATACGACCATCGTCGAACAGCACGCGCTCCCCCGGCTTGATCGCCGGGATGATTTCCGGCAGCGAGAACGGGATACGCAAAGGGCCCGGCTGATCAGGATCGGCAACATCCACCTCGCCCGAGAGGAAGACCTCCTGGCCGGGGAACAATCGCAATCGACGCTCGGTATGCGCGATGCCCGTGGCACGGGTGCGAAGGTAATCGTGTTCGAATAACGTGCCTTCGGCGACGTAGGCGTTTTGCACGCCTTCGGCCAATATTCCATCGGCATCGATGCGAGAGACCGTAAAGGACCGGCGCGAACCGCGATTGTCATAGAAGCGGATCTCGGATCCGAGCTCGAGTTCCTTGTACCAATCGGGCTTGACCCCCACCGGCAATGCCGGACGCCCGGGCAGTCCCGCTGGAGGCTTGGACGACTGACCCTCCGGATAAATCCACAGCTTGGCGTTGGCAATCACCTGGCCTGCCTCGTTGCGCTGCACGCGGGCGCGGGCCACCTGTGGTCCTGGGGTAATCTCGCCGGTGCGCAACTTAGGTCCCGCCAAGTCCATGCTCACCTTGATGCTGGCGCCTGCCTCGGCGGCCGCGGTGTGGACATTGTCGATCATCTTTGCCCACACCGTTTCGTCGTCGTGCGCGCAGTTGATGCGGGCCAATTGCATACCCGACTCGACAAACCCGCGAACGAGATCAAGATCGTCGGCCGCCTCGGAGGGCAAGGTAACCATGATGCGGGAATGTGCCTCCTGGCCACCCGCCCCCAGCAGCGTGGTTGCATGGTGTTCGAGGACTTCGTCGGCAAGCGCAAAAGCGCCTGCTACCTCGGAGTAAGGATAGAC containing:
- the pheA gene encoding prephenate dehydratase — its product is MTVAYLGPEGTFTEAAVRECAARGYFGTESIAPLACSSPREAIDAVRDGHAEFACIAIENSVDGPVTPAFDALAAGDGVQIYHELDLAISFAVMVRSGFSLDDGLTVATHPVGYQQVKGWLGAHLPNHEFIAASSNAAAAQMVAEGKVDVAVAPKRAAELFDLAVVAENVADVAGARTRFVVVGAPGKPTARSGADRTAVMFTVRNSPGSLVAALTEFALRGVDLSRIESRPIEGGLGTYRFHVDLNGHIDEAPVAEALRALYLRCEQIIYLGSWPAGVGEDEERLARDTARIEEATAWVAAMRGGTR
- a CDS encoding amidase family protein — translated: MSPSSQLPPVAPAFIASANARTATFAQLHQLIDEHAAAVGALAPAEHGYATFAPDFAHEQLEREEYKEAHQPGYASPTRRGDLAGWIIPAKDLSDVAGLATSNGSIHRRYRAATTDEFIANYTSRGALITGKTLAPELGLSAYTEPVGMEWPINPRFTGRRTPGGSSGGAAVMVARGLVRAAHASDGGGSIRVPAAACGLYGFKPAHNTSHANPVAQGFVAGTLADAYHLAAAIPGIGGVGALPLHGRPLRIAVVTAPVHAEVEVAEHMLVAVDAAALALSRAGHEVFDAHAPYGSSPFAAFSDILALRSAPIRGEASPLVDWLRERGRSISDIRKSEAVETFMSVAHRLIRGFEGADLVLSPTLAFDPPEIGYFSSMSPEEDFHAQTTWTPWATMFNMSGGAAMSIPVDVVDHDRVGVHLGAGAGSAADIFRAAITIDQLNH
- a CDS encoding CPBP family intramembrane glutamic endopeptidase: MTSDHFPRPARRLLLIEIALLLTVTFGMSGLRSTLRLISALLDPTPLNEQVTSLNASQSAIPWLDLGLQLASAAALTSWGGLALFVLYVHQRPASIPIARRGRLGSRAVASASKPQTGVVPFRIPAPAELGGRGGARTWVQGAALAALIGIPGLALYVAAIHLGWSKQVIPAPLEHLWFSVPVLVIWSFANAFAEEIVVVFWLATRMRQLGSSSIVIVIASSLLRGSYHLYQGVSAGFGNIAMGVVFSYFFLRTGKVWPLVVAHFLIDAVAFVGYQALGGNLGWLGL
- a CDS encoding LCP family protein — its product is MTSEGPSFRDEYLRDANGKLIYDRFGRPVRRRPVSNPGQAGGRIPGGTVAGSGSTRPTGSQPGANAGRGLSQPAPTRFEQFPAQRPQQQAPGMGQPGTVGQVRQQSPAYYGGQYAQSPRQQQGLGSGPGNSGAGFGGPSQLGSTPLGATARRLPQLPKLRVRPRGCLTSLVWLLVVAVVISIGTIFWVDSKLNRIEAFPSSHISDTAGTNWLLVGSDSREGFTEEDVARLGTGGDIGSMRTDTIMVLHLPAIGSPTLLSIPRDSYVSIPGYGMDKINAAFAVGGAPLLTQTVEQATGLRINHYAEIGMAGLANVVDAVGGIEVCPAEAIDDPLANLNIQAGCQKIDGPTALGYVRTRATAMGDLDRVARQREFFSSLVGKLTSTSTLINPFRFWPTVSSVAGSFTVNEKDHAWQLLRVALAMRGGVETTTVPVGGFEDTDVGNVVLWDDTAAQELFNSLR
- a CDS encoding alanine/glycine:cation symporter family protein; the encoded protein is MANVIDTLNGWIWSPALVFLCLAAGVYFTLATGFLQVRCLPDMVKQIKSGEKSDNGISSFQSLMISLANRVGVGNIAGVATAIAFGGPGAVFWMWTVAFLGSATSFIECTLAQIYKEKDRDTGEYRGGPAYYIEKAYKHTAAGPFMLVYAIIFAVAMIIATSYFLPGVQANGVAAAVNNAWGIDPKVTGVILALTLAVIVIGGVKRIAMFASLAVPFMAGAYIIAAIVIMIVNFQEIPHVFSLIFNSAFNKEATFSGMMGVAIMWGVKRGIYSNEAGQGTGPQSAAAAEVSHPAKQGFVQAFAVYVDTLLVCSATAFIIISTDMYKVFADESEDGAVLYSGSLPDGVPVGPGFVQSGMDSLLSGVGPSFVALAIMFFAFTTVLAYYYLAEVNFVYLNRWVKNATARKTIIWLLRIMVIISALVGTFNTPGTTWAIGDIGVGATAWLNIVAILFLQIPAHKALWDYRRQKKAGLDPQFDPVALGIKNADFWEERTREMKVKKAGEAPAPASVLETESVQ
- a CDS encoding DUF5926 family protein yields the protein MAKKNKKNEQLPEGMSRRQAKLAARAAERAALERDPRPYGDLSFETDLVALQEFVPSATAKVAVTGIDRDVYLCTVLPGGAAALVRDEAAGGAAFVALQTQARSNNPHRDLAFVLNWVAGATPGQSLERGVADGTEPALSSFLEGVDSIEIAEYDDFNWWLPEGAQLDPVNASAIEAANDSILPSRRITADVPGSVWWINPGGKAHMRWIRSEEEDVLLRALARIAARGELKLGEETKFAGVFRTHGLCVPVWDLDPDRVFDSYASDLEALDAKIAEELGNDAQLSADERRQLENIKSRQVTIR
- a CDS encoding glycerophosphodiester phosphodiesterase family protein translates to MHIIAHRGFNGRYPEMSSQAYEKALELPIHGVECDIRLSRDGVVVCTHDRTMARVAGVDVAVSAADVGKLKECNIGEEDNPQQLLTLDELLDMVFATDKHIYIEPKHPVRQGVMLEEQLVMRLRYRGLQASDRIHVISFSHASMRRMKRLAPKLETFYLRREWEQHVNPKDVFLSRPSGAGMSIERAKKDPWLINRRGMPTYLFTVNEAEDMRFARDHGVQVMATDFPDLALEVLR
- a CDS encoding pyruvate kinase, which codes for MSDDARTTSYTAGAEVEQAKVLAAEIDQLLANLDAQQAQFADAIAKVAPSHAFGARNLVDYAYLRTRDLSELQDSLSDLGATRLTTAEPDVRSRLKAARNILGAIIGEGFVYPYSEVAGAFALADEVLEHHATTLLGAGGQEAHSRIMVTLPSEAADDLDLVRGFVESGMQLARINCAHDDETVWAKMIDNVHTAAAEAGASIKVSMDLAGPKLRTGEITPGPQVARARVQRNEAGQVIANAKLWIYPEGQSSKPPAGLPGRPALPVGVKPDWYKELELGSEIRFYDNRGSRRSFTVSRIDADGILAEGVQNAYVAEGTLFEHDYLRTRATGIAHTERRLRLFPGQEVFLSGEVDVADPDQPGPLRIPFSLPEIIPAIKPGERVLFDDGRIAAKVVDSHQTEVKLVVTRAADSGTTLAANKGINLPDSDLPLPSLTPLDLQHLEFVKAHADIAAISFIRNAGDVAAVIDAMGGPEGADTHNTGLVLKIETIPAYENIREVLLEGMRYQNLGIMIARGDLAVELGFERMGEVPRLISALAEAGHVPTILATQVLETMAKSGLPSRAEITDAAYALRAECVMLNKGPHINETIGVLSYLNRKMGRSQRKNRILLRKIRSWAK